The sequence ACCAGAAAAAACACCATATTATAACCGGTCCATCTCCAGGTCAGGGCAAGGATGATGGTGACTTTTGCCCAGAAAGGGTCGTTCAGCCAGCTGATTGGATCTGAGAGAATCTTAGAGGTCAGAAGGAAATTATTCAGCAGGCCGTTGGTTTGCAGCAGAATCCTGAAGAGGACTGAATAGGCTACCAGGGAGGTCACGCAGGGCAAAAAATATACCGTGCGGAAAAGGCCTTTAAATCTTCTGATCCCATGATGGAGAATCACAGCAATAATCATGGCCAAAAACACCATGAGAGGAATCTGTACAATCATAAAGAGAAAATTATGACTCAGGGCCTTCCAAAAAATCTGATCCTGAGCCATCCGGACAAAATTACCCAGTCCTACAAATTCGCTTGTCAGGCCTCTCCATTTCTGAGTCACCAACAGGAGGGATGAAGTAATCGGATAAACCATAAAGACCAGGTATAGTAGTATCGACGGTGCTATGAAGGTCCATCCTGTTCGATTCAGATAACGATGGAAGCTTGATGATTTTTTCATGAGTAATCCTTTTTTAAAATCAGGAAGTCAGTCGGCCTGTTCCCCTATCAATCGGGAACAGGCACTGTCGGAAGCGATTAGTTTCCGGAAATTTGTTTGTACTCTGCTTCTGCCGCCTTGATGACATCATCAACACTCGTAATGCTGCCTGAGAACATCAACTGCATTGCATTATTCAAGGCAGTTCTCATGGATGTGTAATTTGCTGTGTAGTAGAGAGTGGGAACTTTCTCCATCCAGGAGGAAAATTCTTTGTATACGGCCTGATCCTTGTAGAAAAACTCATCATTGGCTGTGTAGTTGGAACCCTTGCGGCTGGGAAGGAATGTACCCATGGCACCGGCACCTTTCAGGATATCATTATAGAACCCCAGGGCTTCTGGAGAGGTTCCTGCCCAGGTACTCTTGAGGAAATCGACTGCCAGATCTTTGTTCTTTGATGACTTAAAAACATACCAGGAGGAACCGCCGTTGTTGCTGGCGTTTTGAGCACCTTTTACACCCTCAACCAGGGGTGTGGGAGCAACCATCCATTTACCTGCATTTTCGGGCTTGGATTTAAGTGTACCGATAATCCATAGGGCATTCATCAAACCGACAGACTCATCATTATTAAAGGCGGCAATCCAGTTGTTCCAGCCTTCTGACATATACAGAATTCCTTTGTCATTCATTTCTTTAAGATAGGCAATTGATTTTCTGGTGGCTGGAGTGTTGTAATTCACACTGCCGTCTTTATTGAAGAACTGGGTTCCAGTGGATTGAACCATGATTCTGAGAAAGTCGAAAACAGTATTGTCATAGGCTATGAGGGCTTTTCCGGTTTTAGCTTTAACCGTTTCTCCCAGTTTGATGACTTCAGACCAGGTCATCCCTTTTCTGTAGTCTTCAGGATTCAGACCGGCAGCTTTCAGCATATCTGTTCTCAGGAAAAGTCCTGTTGATCCTGTGTCGAAGGGAATACCATAAATTTTGCCCTGATCGGTCATGGGAGCTACTTTGTACTGGGCAAACTGATTGAAGTCTATACCTTCTGCTTTCAGATCAACAAAGGATCCGGCATAGTTCTGGATGAACTTTTCGATGATGAAATCCTGGAAAAGAGCGATGTCCGGGAGCCCGGCACCACCGGCCTGCAATCCGGCTTCAATTTTACCTTCAATATTATCGGGAATATCAACAATCTCTATTGTGACTTCGGGGTGCATGGCTTCATATACCTTGGCAGCCTCTCCCATGGAATATCCGTTAAAATTGGGGTCCCAGCACCATACTGTCAATTTTTTGGCTCCAGATGCGCCCTCCTGTGATCCTGCGGCGAATACGCCCTGTAATGTGACAAGCAATAAGACTGCTGTCAAACATAAAATCAAACCTCTTTTCATTACTTTCTCCTTTGTGAGATGTGTTTGGATTTCTATATACTGTCATCCTTTGTTAAGGGGGCGATACGGACAAATATCACAAAATATTTGAGAACCCGGTACAAATGTCACAAATCAGATGTGGTAATGGATTTTATTGGCCAGTTGTATGATTTGGAATCTGTTGTTGATGTTCAGTTTTGAGTAAATGATGCTGACATGATTGCGTACAGTTCGTTCTGAAATGCATAATTCTTCGGAAATCTGGTCGTTATCATAACCCGTGGCAATGAGTGTAAAAATTTCCTTTTCTCTTCTTGACAGCTTCTCCACCCATTCCATCTGCTCCTTGAGATGATGGCTTTTATTGTTGTCTTCATCACTATGGAGGCTCTGGATGAGATTGCTGATGAGACTGGGTGAAATCTGAGTGATACCGCTGCTGACAGCCCTGATACTGGCGATGAGTTCTGTGGGCGATAGGTCTTTCATCAGGTATCCTGATGCTCCGTAGGACAGTGCCTGCCGGACATATTCATCTTCATCGAAGGTGGAAAGCATAATTATTTTTACATCTTTGCATTTTTTATGAAGTTCTCTTGTGGCTTCTACCCCATTCATCTCAGGCATATGGACATCCATCAATATGATTTCCGGTTTGAACTGTTCCCAGCAGGACAGGGCTTCCACGCCGTTGGAAGCAATCCCGACAACACGAATATCATCTGTGTAATTGTGGATAAATGTCTTCAGGCTCAAGGCAAAGAGATTCTGGTCATCGACGATTAAAACATGAATGCTCATGTCATGATTATATCAGCTCGAAGGGCTTTTTGTTCGATTTTTGAATCAGATCGGTCAGTTGAACCTCGGGCCGGTAGGGAGACTGGGCTTTGGGTTTCGTTCACCGGGATTCTCACATTCAGCTCGAACCCTCCGGTATATGTGGTGTTGACTGAAATCTGGCCATTTAGACTTCCGATTCGTTCTTCCATTCCTGAAAGCCCTATTCCCTTCACAACACTCTCAGATCCCAGTCCGTTGTCAATGATGGTCATATGAAGAATCTTGTTTTCGATGAGGAAGTGGATGGTAATTTCTGTCGCCAGCCCGTGACGGATGGCGTTGGTCAGGGCTTCCTGTATGGTTCTGTAGAGGGTGAAATTGATCTCTCTGGAAAAAGAATGGGGTGTGTTCCCCCAGTTTACATTGACCTTGACTCCAGTCACCTTCTGAAAAATTGTAATGATTTTATTGATGGCTCTGACCCCGTCTTCCTCGGGGATATGGCGCTCCCTGGTTTTTCTCAGGGCCGTTCTTGTTTCGTTTAACCCCTCCTTTGCCTGTTTCTGTGCAGTGATAAGGATATCCGAGAGGGAACTCTGATCATCCTGAGGGATACTGCAGGCAGCATTGAGAAGGGCAATAAGATTTGTAAAGATATATCCGGAAATGTCGTGGATTTCTCTGCTGATTCTATTTCTTTCCCTGTCAGAGGATTCCACATCTATGGTTCTGGCGTAATTTTGTAAATTTGAGTTGAATTCGGCCAGAGTCTTCATTGTCTCTTTCTGCATATGCAGATTTTTCTGCATCTCTTCTTTCTTGTCAGACTGAAGTATCATCAAATTGATACAAACCGCAAAAACTGTACATATAAAGCCCATTATCATCAGAATCTCTGACGATGCAAATACCTCAGAGCCATACAGATTATTATGGCCGAAGATGGTATTGAAGGTCTGGGAAAACAGAATACCTGCAATGAATATAAAAGACAGTATGAAATTGACCGGCCTTTTCTGAAGAAATGCGGTTTCAACAAGGAGACAGATCCCAAGAAGCAGCTTGATTGTATAGAAGCCTCCGACACCATAGCCTTGTATCATGATCAGGTAACAGCGGAAAATCAGAATGATGGCGGCGCCGAAGGATGTTTGTATTAAAAACAGGGACAGGCTGAGGGGGAAGGAAATAATCATAAAAACGATAAAAGTTTTTTCAAATATTTCAGGATTGACCACAGGAAGTATCAGTGAAGGATAAAGAAAACCAACCATGGTGTATGAGGACAAGACGATGCAACCATATAAAATGGCCATCATCTGCCCATGTTTGAGAAAGAGTAGTGCATCCTTTTCTGCCGTTAACAGAGACATTGTGTCATGAACCGCCTTTCACTCTATCTTCTTGCATGTAGACTCTTTCTGTCAACAAATAAGAGCAGCATGTTATTTCGGGCCAGCCTGAGGCTCTTTCTTGGTTCAAATTTGTCAGAATTAAAAAAAGAATTGCCAAGCTCCTCAATACAACTTAAAATTCAATTTGAGAAACCCCTCTTACCAGGGCCTGATTTGTGTATAGGCCCTTCGGCCCTGAGGGTAAAAACACCAAGGCCCTTCGGCCTTATCAAGGAGAACACCGAGGCTGTAAATCAGCCTCGGTAGAACATAGGAGCCAACAATGCAAGTACTGAATCGAATGACGAAGAATCCCATTTCCATCTCTCTCCACACCCCTGTTTCGGAAGCCCGCGAAAAGATGAAAAAGGAAAAGATACACCGGCTGCCGGTGGTTGATAAGTATGATCACCTTCAAGGGATCATCACTGAAAACGATATCCTTTATGCTTCTCCCTCTCTGGCTACCTCTCTGGATGTTTATGAAATCAGTAGTTTAATGGCCCGTCTGGAAGTGCATTCTGTGATGACCAAAGATGTCATCACCATCGGTCCGGATACTCCCCTGGAAGATGCGGCCCGGATTATGGCGGATAACAATATCGGGGGGCTGCCCATCATCGACAAAGGCATTCTGGTTGGTATCATAACAGAATCTGACCTGTTTCGTGTCTTTGTAGAACTCTTCGGTGCCCGGGAAAAGGGAATCCGCCTCACTGTTCTTATGCCGGAAAAGAGGGGTGAACTGGCAGCCATTTCCAAGGCCATCGCCGATGCCGGGGGTGATATTGTCTCCTTCGGAAATATGCTGGGCGAAAATGCTACCAACCGCTATGCCATCATCAAGGTTCAGAATATAACCGAAGAAGAGCTGGTTAAGTCTATTCAACCCTACACAGAAAGGATTGTAGACATCCGGGAGATCTGATTTTCAGGAAAATTCACAGGTTCAATTTGAAGGCTGTCCCTCAGAAGGCAGCCTTTTTGCGTGTCATGACAGCGGGGAATTAAAACCAGAATAAATAAAAGAACACAAACGAAATTGACTGATCTCGTTTAATCATTTGTAAAAAACTAATATATATCCCATGATTTTTACCCAAAACCCTTAATTAGGCAGATTTTACTGATTTTATAGAGAAAATAACATTTGACAGATCGGAAAAACAGGATTATTCTGCATAAACAATCAAACACAAGTGAACACAAACGAACATTGAAAGGTCCGGTGTCTGGTTGTAATTAAATGCGTTAACGTTAACGCAAAAAACTAAAGGAGCGGTATTATGTTTAAAAAAACAATTACCCTGATTTTGTTGGTTCTTTTTGCAACAACTCTTGCTGTTGCAAATGGTCAGGAAGAATCTTCTGACTCACAAGGTTACATTGGTGTAGCCATGCCCACCCAGTCTTCCCAGCGATGGATCCAGGACGGTGGAAATATGAAAGCCCAGTTGGAAGAACTTGGTTACAAAGTTGACCTCCAGTATGCTGAGGACATTGTAGAAAATCAGGTTTCTCAGCTTGAAAACATGATTACCAAGGGTGTTGATGTCATGGTTATTGCCTCAATTGACGGCGAAGCCATTACCAATGTTCTTCAGAAAGCAGCGGATGCCGGTATTCAGGTTATTGCTTACGACCGCCTGATCCGGAATTCCGGAAATGTTACTTATTATGCTACATTTGACAACTTCAAAGTTGGCGTTCAGCAGGGGTCCTACATTATCAAGGCTCTTAAGCTTGAAAGTGGAGCAAAAGGTCCTTTCAACATAGAGCTTTTCGGCGGATCTCCAGATGATAACAACGCCTACTTCTTTTATGACGGAGCCATGAGTGTTCTTCAGCCCTACATCGACAAAGGTGTTCTGGTAGTGCGGTCTGGTCAGACTGGAATGGATAAGGTTGCCACTCTAAGATGGGATGGAGCTACTGCCCAGTCCAGAATGGACAACCTGCTGACAGCATTCTATGCTGATGGTGAAAAAATTGATGCGATCCTGTCTCCCTACGACGGAATCTCCATCGGTGTGCTTTCTTCTGTTAAAAATATTGGTTATGGAACTACTGGACAGCCCCTGCCAGTAATCACTGGACAGGATGCAGAAGTTCCTTCCATGAAGTCCATCATTGCAGGTGAGCAGACTCATACTGTATTCAAAGATACAAGAGAATTGGCCCGTGTTGCCGTTGGTATGGTTGAAGCCATCCTTAATGGTGGAACACCCGAAATCAATGACACAAAGACTTATGATAATGGTGTGAAGATTGTTCCCTCATACCTCTTGGAACCTGTTTCAGTAGACATTACAAACTATGAAGAAGTACTGCTTGGATCAGGATATTATACAGCTGACCAGCTGAAGTAAAAACTCTGATATAATATGCCTGTTGTCCTGGTATAAATCGGGGCAACAGAAAGTCTTTGTTTACTAGAATTATAATGATAAAGGCGGCAGAGACGGTCTCTGCCGCCTGTTTAAATAGCTAAGGAGCCGGAAATGTCAGATACAATTCTGGAAATGAGAGACATTACAAAGCTGTTTCCGGGAGTGAAAGCACTGGATAATGTAAACCTCAAGGTAAAGGAATGTCAGATCCATGCCCTTGTTGGTGAAAATGGTGCAGGAAAATCCACACTTATGAATGTATTGAGCGGTGTGTACCCTGCGGGAACATATTCAGGAGACATCATCTACAAGGGAGATGTCTGTCAGTTTAAGGAAATCAAAGAAAGCGAGAAAAAGGGAATTGTTATCATACATCAGGAATTAGCCCTGATTCCCTACCTCTCCATCGCTGAAAATGTGTTTCTGGGGAATGAACAGCAGTCCGCCATGGGTGTGATTGACTGGGATCTGACCAGGACAAGAACGATTGAACTTTTAAAAAAAGTACGGTTGCATGATCATCCTGATACCAAAATCAAAGATATCGGGGTAGGAAAACAGCAGCTGATTGAAATAGTCAAAGCACTGGCGAAAGATGTCAAACTCTTAATCCTGGATGAACCCACGGCTGCTTTGAATGAGGAAGACTCAGATAACCTCCTGAATCTCCTCCTTGATCTGAAAGAACACGGCATAGCTTCCATTATTATCTCTCATAAACTGAACGAAGTGACCCGGGTGGCCGATGAAATCACGGTCATCAGGGATGGAGCCACCATCGAAACCCTGAAAAAGGGATCTGATGATATCACAGAAGACCGGATCATCAAGGGCATGGTAGGCCGGGAATTAACAGACCGCTTTCCACGGCGTGAGCCCCATGTGGGGGATGTCATGTTCGAAGTGGCAAACTGGAATGTCTTTGACCCCATGAATGAGGATAGGAAGGTTATCAATAACGTGTCTATCAATGTTCGGAAGGGAGAAGTCGTCGGCATTGCGGGATTGATGGGTGCAGGCCGAACAGAGCTGGCAATGAGTCTTTTCGGGAAGAGTTATGGCCGGCATATTACCGGGCAGACATACAAGGATGGAAAGGAAATACATCTGAAATCTGTCAGTGATGCCATAAAGAACGGCCTTGCCTATGTGACTGAAGACCGGAAAACGGCCGGTTTGATCCTTATTGACGATATCAAACGTAATATTACTCTCACCAGCCTGAATAAAATCAGTAAAAATATGGTGGTGAATGATAATATGGAAATCCGTATTGGAGAAAAGTACAGAGAGAAACTGAACATCAAGTCCTCCAGTATCCTTCAGAAAACGGGAAACCTTTCAGGAGGAAACCAGCAGAAGGTCGTTCTCAGCAAATGGATCTTTTCTGAACCGGATATTCTCATCCTGGATGAACCGACCCGGGGAATTGATGTGGGTGCTAAATATGAAATATACCCCATTATCAATCAGCTGGCGGCTCAGGGAAAATCTATTATTATGATTTCATCAGAATTGCCGGAAGTCCTGGGAATGTGCGACAGGATCTATGTCATGAACGAAGGAAATATCGTGGGAGAACTGGCAAAAGATGAAGCCACTCCTGAAAGTATCATGAAATGTATTATGCAGAATAAAAGGGAGAGCGTGTAATGGAAAAAATCCTCCATACTTTCAAATCTCATATGCGTCAGTACGCTATGATCATCGCACTTGTTGCGATTATGATCCTGTTCCAGGTTACAACTGGCGGGATTCTGCTGAAACCTCTGAATGTGACCAACCTGGTTCTTCAGAACAGCTATATCCTGGTATTGGCCATCGGGATGCTGCTTTGTATCCTCACAGGTGGAAATATCGACCTTTCCGTTGGTTCCGTAGCGGCCTTTGTTGGGGCTGTCTCTGCCACATTTATTGTGACATTTCACATGCCCGTCTTCCCCGCGCTCATTCTGTCTCTGATCATAGGAGCCTTAGCTGGTGCCTGGCAGGGCTATTGGATCGCCTATGTGAGAATACCGGCGTTTATCGTGACTCTCTCGGGGATGCTTGTATTCCGGGGCTTTACAATGATCACCCTGAAGGGACAAACCCTGGCTCCCTTTCCGGTCTCTTATCAGAAGATTGCCTCCGGATTTATCCCCGATGTTCTGAGAGGAGGAGGCGAAGGACTTCACATTACAACACTTGTTATTGGAGTTGTCTGTGCCATTGTTTATCTGATTTCCGTGCTTCGTGACAGAAGGAGTAAACAGAAGTATGATTTTGTCGTCTCATCTATCCCTGTATTTGCCCTGAAAGTCGGTCTTATGATGGTGGTTATCAATACTTTCACCTACTGGCTGGCACGGTATAGGGGAATTCCCAATGTCCTTGTTCTCCTGACGGTCCTGGTTATGGCGTATACTTTTATGACCAATAAAACCATTGTGGGACGGCACATCTATGCCTTTGGAGGCAACGAAAAAGCAGCTAAGCTCTCAGGTGTGAAAACCAACAGGGTTCTCTTTGGTGTTTATGTCAATATGAGCGTTCTGGCGGCTCTGGCGGGCATCATTTTTGCAGGACGTTTGAATGCGGCTACTCCCAAAGCGGGGACTCTTTTTGAACTGGATGCCATCGCATCCTGCTTCATCGGGGGAGCCTCTGCAACGGGTGGTGTTGGAACAATCATCGGTGCCATCATCGGTGGTCTGATCATGGGAGTTCTCAATAACGGTATGTCCATTATGGGGATCAGCATTGACTGGCAGCAGTCTATCAAGGGGCTTGTTCTTCTCTTTGCCGTTGCTTTTGATGTTTATTCCAAATCAAAGTCAAAGTAATTGTTTTCATAAAAAAGAGTAAAGACCTGACTCCCTAACCCCTGAACCAGTGAATTGACAAGTTCAGGGGTTTTCTATTCAGAACAGTGATTATCCGCTATTATGGAGACGAAATGTTTGCAGTGGAACGAACCAGGATTATTAAGAAATACCTCCTGGAAAATAAGAAAGCAGAAGTTGCCGTACTCAGCGAGATTCTGGATGTCACAGAAGTCACTATCCGGAGGGATCTGGAGAAGCTTGAAACCGAAGGCTTTCTGAAAAGAATGCATGGCGGTGCCATCCTCAATGAAATTGAAGAATCTCCTTACCTGATTGAACCAGATCCCTTTGATGAAGATCGTCAGGAGATCGGACAGATTGCCAGCCGTCTTGTCGATGATAATGATGTCATTATGATTACTCAGGGACTGACTTCCCTGCAGCTGGCCCGGAATCTGGGTGATAAAAAAAATTTGACAGTTCTCACCAATGATCTGCTTATTGCTCTGGAACTGACGGCCCATTCGGCGATCAAAACGATCCTTCTGGGAGGAGACCTGGAGCATCAATCCCGGGGTGTTTATGGAAACTATACCATCAACAGCATTCGTTATTTCTTCGTAAATAAGACCTTTTTTGAAGTAGAAGGCCTGAATCAGAACTCCGGATTTACCGTCTCCAGCATTGAGAAAGCCAATCTCATACAGGAATCCCTGAAGATTGCTTCCGAGACTATCTGCCTGTGTTCGGCAGACTGCTTCGGCAAAACCGCATTCTATCCCGTGGGTGCCCTGACTCTGGCAGAAAAAATAGTTACAAATTCAGGGATTGACGATGAATATAAAAATCTGATCTTTGGTCAGGATATACAGCTTTTTACTTCTCTCCAGGTATATGAAGGTCATGTCTGATACCCCGCTCCTGAAACTCATTCAGATTGAGAAACATCTCCCAGATGATTTTTACCTGAACAAGATTAGTCTTGAACTGAAACCGGGAGAAGTTCATGTTGTCATGGGGGAGAACGGATCGGGGAAGAGCTGCCTCATGCATATCATCAGCGGTCTTCTACAGCCGGACTCGGGAAGAATGGAAATTCTGGGAGAAGAGGTTTTTCTCAAAAATCTCACGGATGGACAAAATCATTCAATTATCTACATTCAGCAGAATGCTAATATCCTGCAGAGCCTGAGCGTGGCTGAAAATATTTTTTATTACAGGATGCCCTACAAAAATTCCTTTTTAAAGATCATTGACCACAATCTATTGAATAAAATGTGTTTTGATCTTGTGAAAGAGCTGGACCTTCCTTTTAATATCCATGACCAGGTGCATCAGCTGGGACTGGCGCAGAGACAGATTCTCGGCTTTTGCAGGGCCTATGTTTCTGATTCCCGGATCGTCATTCTGGATGAACCGTCGGCATCTCTGACAGATCATGATCAGATTATCCTTCATACAATAATAAATCGCCTGAAAGAGCGAGCTGCGGGGATCTTGTATATCTCTCATAATCTGAATGAAATACGTCTGTTCGGTGACCGGGTCAGTGTCTTGAATAAAGGACTGCTGGCGGGAACGCTTGATTTGGCAATCCATGGGGATGAGGATATTATCCATCTGATGTCCGGTGCAGTTCATAAAAACCGCTACCCCCGCATGAAGGTCAAGTTGGGCCGGGAGCTGTTGAAGGTCAAACATCTATGGGCAGAACCTATCCTGAAAGATATTAACTTTTCTCTCCACAGGGGAGAAATTATAGGCATCACCGGCCTGGCAGGATCCGGAAGAAGTTACCTTGCTCATTGTTTGTTTGGAGTCCACAAGATAGATATCGGAGCCATTGAGGTGAATGGAAAGGGAGTGCAGATTGACAATCCGTTTGATGCTATTCAACAGGGAATTGCTCTGGTACCGGAAGACCGGATCAGCGATTCTCTTGTGAGTTGTCTGGATATCTCCGAGAATGTTTCCCTCAGTTCTCTCAAACGTTTTTCCCGCTTTGTCTCTCTGAATACTACATTTTTAAATCAGGTGGTTCTGGATTATATTCGCAAATTCAATGTGGAGTCTTTCGGATTCAAGAAGAACATGAGCGAGTACAGTCTGGGGAACCAGCAGAAAGTTGTCTTTGCCAAATGGATCATGAAACGTTCCCGTGTCTTCATTCTTGATGAACCGACCCGGTCTCTGGATATTCCGTCACGGGTGGATCTTTACAATTCTATGAACGATCTGATCAGTAAGGGGGCGGGTATCCTCTTTATTTCGTCGGATATTGAAGAAATTCTGGGGATGTGTGACAGAATCCTCGTCTTGTCAGAAGGTCGCTTTGTCTGTGATCTGGATGGTAAGGCTGCCAGCAAAGAGGTTATTCTGGGTTATGCAACAGGAGAATTACAGCCTCTTCTTCCGGAACTTTAAGGTCAAAAATAAATGCCTTCCAGCCAGAACAGGATTATGCAGGATCAGTCTGGGGCCGGTAAAACGCATTACTGTTCTAATCCTGTCCCTATGATCCTTATCATAGCAATGAACCTTGCAACTGGAGCAGGTTCTGCCGTATTTTTTGAATGGACATTTGAGAGTTTTTTGATTCGAATAATTCAGATCTGCAGTACAGGTTTGACATAGAAACTTGGACGGGTCCAAATGATTTGCACGACAATACAAAGAATAGGTTCTTCTAAGAGTTTTAATATCCAGTTCTTTATAATTCATTACACCAGCCAGGATCGAACCGATTAATAGAGAACAGTCATAATAATAAGAATTGTGACTGAAATGACTGTACTCAGGGAAAGAGTGTTGTTCACGTAGTCCAGGTTTTCCCTGT comes from Oceanispirochaeta sp. and encodes:
- a CDS encoding sugar ABC transporter ATP-binding protein; the encoded protein is MSDTPLLKLIQIEKHLPDDFYLNKISLELKPGEVHVVMGENGSGKSCLMHIISGLLQPDSGRMEILGEEVFLKNLTDGQNHSIIYIQQNANILQSLSVAENIFYYRMPYKNSFLKIIDHNLLNKMCFDLVKELDLPFNIHDQVHQLGLAQRQILGFCRAYVSDSRIVILDEPSASLTDHDQIILHTIINRLKERAAGILYISHNLNEIRLFGDRVSVLNKGLLAGTLDLAIHGDEDIIHLMSGAVHKNRYPRMKVKLGRELLKVKHLWAEPILKDINFSLHRGEIIGITGLAGSGRSYLAHCLFGVHKIDIGAIEVNGKGVQIDNPFDAIQQGIALVPEDRISDSLVSCLDISENVSLSSLKRFSRFVSLNTTFLNQVVLDYIRKFNVESFGFKKNMSEYSLGNQQKVVFAKWIMKRSRVFILDEPTRSLDIPSRVDLYNSMNDLISKGAGILFISSDIEEILGMCDRILVLSEGRFVCDLDGKAASKEVILGYATGELQPLLPEL
- a CDS encoding nitrous oxide-stimulated promoter family protein translates to MNYKELDIKTLRRTYSLYCRANHLDPSKFLCQTCTADLNYSNQKTLKCPFKKYGRTCSSCKVHCYDKDHRDRIRTVMRFTGPRLILHNPVLAGRHLFLTLKFRKKRL